The following DNA comes from Vannielia litorea.
CATCGCCACCTTCGCCTTCCTCATGCTCCGCTCGCTTGTCTGGAATCTGCGCACCCTCGCAGCCTTCCGCGCAACGCCGGGCTTCGATGCGCTCATGGGCTTTAACGCAGGCAGCCAACTCATGGCCGTGCCGCTGGCGCTGGCCATGGCGGTGAACGGCAGCTTCATCCTCGGCCTCGTCTTCGTGCCCGGGCTGTGGAATGTGGTCGAATATCTCTTCCCCCTCGCCATGGTCACCTTCCTCGCCATCGGCGGCTACGGGCTCAGGCTCTATGGCCGATTCCTCGCCGAGCGGATCGGAAAGGGTGGCATCGACTGTGCGAGTAACAACAGCTTCTCCCAGACCCTGCCCGCCTTCGCCTTTGCCATGGTGGGTGTCGGCCTCGCCGCGCCCGCCGCTATGAGCGTGGTCAAGGCAACCGTGGCGGTCTCGCTCATGCTCTCAAGCTTCTTCATTCTGCTGGCGTTGGTGATCGCACTGGTCACCATGATCATGGGCCTGCGCGCCATGATGGAGCACGGCGCCAACCCCGAGGCCGCGCCGACCCTGCTCATCGCCATCCCGCTCCTGACCGTTGTCGCCATCGCCTGGCTCCGCCAGAGCCACGGGCTGCATGTCCACTTTGATGGGCACGGCGGCCCGGCGGCCAGCTTCACCCTGCTGCTACCGCTCCTTGCCCTGCAACTCGTCACCGCCCTCTTCGGGCTGACGGTTCTGCGGGCGCAGGGCTACTTCGCCCGCTTCATCTCCGGCCCCGAGCGCTCCCCCGCCAGCTATGCGCTGGTCTGTCCCGGCGTGGCGCTCTCCGCAATGCTGCAGTTCTTCGTGAATAAAGGTCTCGTCGGCGCAGGCGCGATCGAGAAGTTCTCCGCCGTCTACTGGGCCGCCTCGGCACCGGCGCTTCTGCTGCAACTGGCGACCGTCGCCCTGATGCTCAAGCTCAACGCCAAGCATTTCGGCGGCGCGCGCACTCCGGTCGCATTGGCGCTGTAGCGCGCCACCCAACAAAAAAGGGGGCCGCAAAGGCCCCCTTCTGCTGTTCTCAGCCGAGCGTCAAACCCAGGGCCGCTCCTGCGCCGCCTTCGCCTCGAAGCTCTCGATGCTGGCGGCCTTCTCCATCGTCAGGCCAATGTCATCCAGCCCGTTCAGCAGGCAGTGCTTTTTGAACGGGTCCAGATCGAAGGTCACCTTTCCACCATCCGGCCCGGTGATCTCCTGCGCTTCCAGATCCACCGTCACCACCGCATTGGCGCCGCGCTCGGCGTCGTCCATCAGCTTGTCGACGTCTTCCTGCGGCAACACGATCGGCAGGATGCCGTTCTTGAAGCAGTTGTTGTAGAAGATGTCGGCGAAGCTGGTGGAGATCACGCAGCGGATGCCAAAATCGGCCAGCGCCCAGGGCGCATGCTCGCGCGAGGAGCCGCAGCCAAAGTTGTCGCCCGCGACGATGATCTTGGCCTCGCGGTAGGCCGGCTTGTTCAGTACGAAATCCTCGATCTCGTTGCCCTGCCGGTCATAACGCATCTCGTCGAAGAGGTTCACGCCAAGGCCGGAGCGCTTGATCGTCTTAAGGAACACCTTGGGGATGATCATGTCGGTGTCGATGTTGACCAGCGGCATGGGCGCCGCGATCCCGGTGAGTTTGTCGAATTTTTCCATATCGGTCGTCCTTATCCGGCGGTCCGGGCGGCATGGGCCGCCAGGTAATCGCCGTAGGTTTCAGTATCGGGGCCACGCGGGGCGAGGAACTCCTCGGCCTCCGCCTGCGGCAGCGCGATGGTCACGGCACGGGCCTTGGCCGTGTCGAACTCGGCTTCCGTGAGCGGTCCGTCGCTCTTGTTTACGAGGGTCATCACTTCCGCGAAGGAGGGAATGGGCACGAGCACCAGCCCGCCGGGATTATCCAGCGCGCTGAGCTCGCCCCAAGGGCCAACCTTATGCGGAGCGAGGGCGCTCACATCATCTCCCGAACGTCGGTCAGCTTGCCGGTGATCGCTGCCGCAGCCGCCATGGCCGGGCTTACCAGATGGGTGCGGCCCTTGTAGCCTTGCCGTCCCTCGAAGTTTCGGTTCGAGGTGGAGGCGCAGCGCTCGCCCTCGGCCAGCTGGTCGGGGTTCATCGCAAGGCACATCGAGCAGCCCGCGAGGCGCCACTCGAAACCGGCTTCCTTGAAGATGTCCGCAAGGCCCTCTTCCTCGGCCTGCGCCCGCACGAGGCCGGAGCCCGGCACCACCATGGCGCGCATCCCGTCCTTCACCTTCTTGCCCTTCAGGATCGCCGCGGCGGCCCGCAGGTCTTCGATCCGGCCATTGGTGCAGGAGCCGATGAAGACCGTGTCGATCTCGATATCGCTCAGTTTCTGGCCCGCCGTCAGCCCCATGTACTCGATCGAGCGCCGCGCGGCCTCGACCTTGCCACCCTTGAAGCTCTCGGGTGCAGGCACGACCTCGGTGATCGGCAGCACGTCCTCGGGCGAGGTGCCCCATGTGACCACGGGGGCGATATCCTCGCCCTTGATGGTGATGACCATGTCCCAATGGGCGTCATCATCCGAGTAGAGCGTCTTCCACCAGTTCAGCGCGGCTTCCCACTGCGCACCCTTGGGGGCGTGGGGGCGGCCTTTGACGTATTCATAGGTGGTCTCGTCGGGGGCGATGAGGCCGGCACGGGCGCCGCCTTCGATGGCCATGTTGCACACGGTCATCCGGCCTTCCATCGACAGCGCGCGGATCGCCTCGCCGCAATACTCGATCACGTAGCCAGTGCCGCCGCCGGTGCCGGTGTGGCCGATCACGCTGAGGGTGATGTCCTTCGCGGTCACGCCGGGCCGGAGCTGGCCGGTGATCTCCACCTTCATGTTCTTCGATTTTTTCTGGATCAGCGTCTGGGTGGCCAGCACGTGCTCCACCTCCGAGGTGCCGATGCCGTGGGCCAGCGCACCAAATGCGCCGTGGGTGGCGGTGTGGCTGTCGCCGCACACCACGGTCATGCCGGGCAGCGTCCAGCCTTGCTCGGGGCCGACGATGTGCACGATACCCTGACGGATGTCGCTGACCGGGTAGTAATGCACACCAAATTCCTTGGCGTTCTTGTCCAGCGCCTCCACCTGAATGCGGCTGTCTTCCGTCATCTGGCTCGGGTCGTCGCGGCCCGCCGTGGTGGGCACGTTGTGGTCAGGCACGGCGATGGTCTTGTCGGGGGCATGCACCTTGCGGCCCGACATGCGCAGCCCTTCAAAGGCCTGCGGGCTGGTCACCTCGTGAACGAGGTGCCGGTCGATGTAGAGCAGGCAGGTGCCATCCTCGGCCTCATGGGCCACATGGGCATCCCAGATTTTGTCATAGAGTGTCTTGGGGGACATCGGTCCTCTCCCTTGATAGTCTTTGGGGGTTCGAGTCTGGAGGGCGCACCAATGGCGCCGCGCCTCATAGCGAGGCGAGGATCGTCAGGGTCGCGCCAAAGAACCGCCACGGCAGGCGGGCCCGGTCGTCCATATCGAAAACCACTCTCATGACCCGGGGAGATACACCCGCAAGGCCTTTGCGGCAAGAGGAGTCGCGCCTGTGCCGCCACCTCCCCCGTGGGGTGGTGCGAGGCCCTCTGTCGGCAGTTTTGGTGCGGAATCTGCCGTGTCGCCAGACACTTGCCCCAAGTTCTCTCGCCGTGCCACGATAGCGGGGGAGGTGGGATCGGATGAACCCCGACGAGCAGTCACAGCAGATCGAAGCGCTGCAACAGCATTTCACCGGCCTTCTCGGGCTGGCAGAAAGCTTCCTCGTCTCCATGCTCCAGCCCTGGCGGCTCTACCAACTTGCCATCGTCGTCGGCCTCTTCGCCGCCGCATGGCTGGTCCGCAAGGCAGTGTCGCCCCGCATGCGTGGCTGGATGCGCACGCTGGAGGGCCGACCGAAGTGGCAGCTCCGCGTGCTGCTGGTGCTCGAACAGCGCCTCACGCTGATCTTCTTCGTGATGTTCTCATGGGCCACCTTCTGGATCATGAAGGAGGTCACCTGGCCCTCCCGCAGTTACATCATCGGCATCGTGGCCACCATTGCCACGGCTTGGCTGATCATCGGCCTCGCCACCCGCCTGATCCGCAACCAGTTTCTTCGCCGCGTCGTGCGCTGGGGCGCGTGGATCTGGGTCACGCTCTACTTCCTTGGCCTCTGGGAGGGCGCCTCCGACCTGATGGAAGGCGTCGCGCTGGAGGTGGGCGAGTTCCGCCTCTCGGTCCTCGGGCTGCTGAAGGCACTGATCATCACCGGTCTGCTGTTCTTCTTCGCCCGCGTCATCCTCAAGGGCGCGCAGGGCAAGATCCGCACCAACAAAGACATCTCGCCCTCGATGCAGGAACTGATCATCAAGGTCCTGCAAATCGTCCTCTTCGGCGCGGCCTTCTTCCTTGGCCTGAAGGCGGTCGGCTTCGACCTGACCGGCCTCGCCGTGCTCTCCGGTGCCATCGGTATCGGCCTCGGCTTCGGGCTTCAGAAGGTGGTGTCGAACCTCGTCTCGGGCGTGATCATCCTGCTCGACAAATCGATCAAACCGGGTGACGTGATCTCGCTCGGCGATACCTTCGGCTGGATCAACTCGCTCGGCGCCCGCTACGTCTCGGTGGTCACACGCGACGGCAAGGAATACCTGATCCCGAACGAAGACCTGATCACCGGGCAGGTGGTGAACTGGTCGCACTCCAATGATTACGTCAGGCTCGATATCTTCTTCGGCACCGCCTACCACGACGATCCGCACGCCGTCCGCAAGATCGCCATCGAAGCCGCCAAGAGCGTCGACCGCGTGCTCACATGGCGCCCGCCGGTCTGCCATATCGTCGGCTTCGGTGACAGCTCGGTTGATTACATCCTGCGCTTTTGGATCGAAGACCCGACAGGCGGCCTGACCAACATCCGCGGCAACGTGTTTCTGGCGCTCTGGGATGCTTTCAAGGAAAATGACATCTCCATCCCCTTCCCGCAGCGCGAAGTCCGGATGCTCGCCGACGAAGACCCATCGCAGCCAGCCGATGCAAAGAACAAGGCCGAGGCCGCAGGCAAGGCAGACTGACCAGCACCGTCAGGTCGCACGGCCGGAGGCCCCCAAGCGCTACCCCACGCGCTCCGGCGGCCAGGGCCGGGAATCCTCTGCGGCGATCCACGCCTGCACCCACTCCGGCAGCACCTTGCCCGGATGGTCGGCAATCCCCAACGCCTCCATCACTTCGACCGGCGGAACAATGCCCGACGAACTCGTCACCGCACTCCGGAACACCGCCTGCCCGCAGCAGGTCTCGCCCCGCCACATGCTCTGCTCGATGTAAATGAAGCGATGGTCCCATCCGATCATCCGGCTCCGGGTGGTGAACTTCTGAAACATGGTGATCCGCTTGCGGTAGCGCACCGCCGAGCCTGCGATGGTGAGCCCCCAGCGCTTTGCCCGCAACACCGGCACAAGCCCGGTGCGCCGTGCCAGCGGGATGCGGCCCAGATCGTAGAGTGTCAGCGTGCGCCCGTTGTTGAGCTCCATCCAGAAATCCAGATCCCACGGCCAGCAGCGATGGTGGCTGATGTGGGTGCCGTCGAAGGGCAGGGCGGGCTGGCGGCCTGCGAGCCAGAGCTCCTTGGCCATGCGGATGAATGGGTACATGCGGCGCACCCTGCGCCGCCTGCCGCCAGCGTCAATCGCGACGTCACGGCACGGTTAAGCCTGTTGCAACTCTGGCCTGCCATGAATACCTACATCGCGGCCATTACGGAGACCCGCCCATGCTGATGATCTACCAGTTGCTTGACCTCATCCTCGGTGTGGTCTTCTTCATCATGCTGGCCCACGTGATCATGAGCTGGCTGATCTCCTTCCAGATCCTCAACTTGCGCCAACCCTTCGTCTATCAGCTGTGGGATGGCCTCAACCGCCTGCTCGAGCCAGTCTACCGCCCGATCCGCCGCGTGCTGCCCGATACCGGCGCGCTCGATCTTGCGCCTCTGGTCGCCTTCATCGTGGTGATCGCCCTGCGCAACATCATCCTGCCCGGCGTGTTCCAGCAACTGATCTGAGCGGCCCACGCGGGCAAAACCTCACGCCCACCTCTTAAAATCGTGACCGAAATCCCCTATCTTGAGGGCACCATCGCGGAAATTTCTGCCGCGGGGGGCAAGAAAAGTCATTCAAACCTCATCAAGTCATTTCGGGAGATCGAACCTATGGCGAACAATATCAAAGCAGCAGACTGGCGCGTTGCCGGGCTTGCCCAGATCGGCGGTGCAGCCGCCGTCGGCGGCGGCGTCTGGACGTTCGAGATGCGCAGCGCAACGGCCAACCATCGCGGCACCTATACCTTCACCGGCTACGGCCTCGGGGTGGGCGGCTCGCTCGGCGGCGCTTCCATGCCCGATTTCAGCACCGGTGGCCTCAGCTACACCGACCTCGAGTGCGAACGCGCCTTCAGCGCCGACGACCTGCACGGCAGCGCCGGGCGGTTGACCACGGCAGGGGCGGGCCTCTCGGTCGGCTATGGTGTGACCATCATCACCGCCTTCAACTGGGGCGGCTACATGTTCTCCAGCCAGGAGTGCTTCGGCGGCACCATCGGGGTGGGCGCTTCGGCCATCACCACCGCCGGCATGTGGCACCGGATCGGCTAGCGCCGGGTTCCGGTTGCGGCGCCTTTGGCGCGGGGGGTAGGTAGGGGCAACTTCCCCTCACCCGGCCCCCGCCCATGCCCGCCCAAACCGCGCCTTCCGAACTTCTTCATTCCGTCTTCGGCTTCCCCGAGTTTCGCCCGGGGCAGGAAGAGATCGTCACCTCGGTGCTGTCCGGTGAGCCGACTCTCGCCATCATGCCCACCGGCGGCGGCAAGTCGCTCTGCTACCAGCTGCCCGCACTCTGCCGCGAGGGGGCCACCCTCGTGATCTCCCCCCTCATCGCCCTGATGCGCGATCAGGTCGCCGCCCTGCGCGGCCTCGGGGTGGAAGCGGGCGCGCTCTGCTCGGCCAACACCGAGGAAGAGACCGATGCCGTCTTCCGCGCCATCGACGAGGGCACGCTGAAGATCCTCTACATGGCCCCCGAGCGCCTGCGCTCCTCTGGCACCGAGCGCCTGCTGCGCCGTGCGGGCGTGCAGCTCATCGCGGTGGACGAGGCCCATTGCGTCAGCCAATGGGGCCATGACTTCCGCCCCGATTACCTCGAGATCGGCCCGCTCTGCGCCCGCATGGGGGTGCCGCTCGCCGCCTTCACCGCCACCGCGGATGCCGAAACGCAGGAAGAGATCATCACCCGCCTCTTCGGCGGCACCCCGCCCCGCGCCTTCCTGCGCGGCTTCGACCGGCCCAATATCCGCCTCGCCTTCGAGGCCAAGGACAAACCCCGCATTCAGATGCTTGCCTTCGCCGCCGCCCGGCGCGGGCAGGCGGGCATCATCTATTGCGGCACCCGCGCGCGGACCGAGAGCATCGCCGCCGCCCTCACCGCCGAAGGTCACGCCGCCGTGGCCTATCACGCGGGGATGGAGGCCGAGCCGCGCCGCGAGGTCGAGCGCCGGTTTCAGGCCGAGGACGGGCTGATCGTCGTGGCCACCGTGGCCTTCGGCATGGGCGTCGACAAGCCCGATAT
Coding sequences within:
- a CDS encoding TsoY family (seleno)protein: MQPRSRTGYVPLYFLAALGAGGLMVTFFLYLMFWVPHPGQTVPVFEDILAAFLAGTLLTKAMIVTAWAGIATFAFLMLRSLVWNLRTLAAFRATPGFDALMGFNAGSQLMAVPLALAMAVNGSFILGLVFVPGLWNVVEYLFPLAMVTFLAIGGYGLRLYGRFLAERIGKGGIDCASNNSFSQTLPAFAFAMVGVGLAAPAAMSVVKATVAVSLMLSSFFILLALVIALVTMIMGLRAMMEHGANPEAAPTLLIAIPLLTVVAIAWLRQSHGLHVHFDGHGGPAASFTLLLPLLALQLVTALFGLTVLRAQGYFARFISGPERSPASYALVCPGVALSAMLQFFVNKGLVGAGAIEKFSAVYWAASAPALLLQLATVALMLKLNAKHFGGARTPVALAL
- the leuD gene encoding 3-isopropylmalate dehydratase small subunit, whose product is MEKFDKLTGIAAPMPLVNIDTDMIIPKVFLKTIKRSGLGVNLFDEMRYDRQGNEIEDFVLNKPAYREAKIIVAGDNFGCGSSREHAPWALADFGIRCVISTSFADIFYNNCFKNGILPIVLPQEDVDKLMDDAERGANAVVTVDLEAQEITGPDGGKVTFDLDPFKKHCLLNGLDDIGLTMEKAASIESFEAKAAQERPWV
- the leuC gene encoding 3-isopropylmalate dehydratase large subunit → MSPKTLYDKIWDAHVAHEAEDGTCLLYIDRHLVHEVTSPQAFEGLRMSGRKVHAPDKTIAVPDHNVPTTAGRDDPSQMTEDSRIQVEALDKNAKEFGVHYYPVSDIRQGIVHIVGPEQGWTLPGMTVVCGDSHTATHGAFGALAHGIGTSEVEHVLATQTLIQKKSKNMKVEITGQLRPGVTAKDITLSVIGHTGTGGGTGYVIEYCGEAIRALSMEGRMTVCNMAIEGGARAGLIAPDETTYEYVKGRPHAPKGAQWEAALNWWKTLYSDDDAHWDMVITIKGEDIAPVVTWGTSPEDVLPITEVVPAPESFKGGKVEAARRSIEYMGLTAGQKLSDIEIDTVFIGSCTNGRIEDLRAAAAILKGKKVKDGMRAMVVPGSGLVRAQAEEEGLADIFKEAGFEWRLAGCSMCLAMNPDQLAEGERCASTSNRNFEGRQGYKGRTHLVSPAMAAAAAITGKLTDVREMM
- a CDS encoding mechanosensitive ion channel family protein, which produces MNPDEQSQQIEALQQHFTGLLGLAESFLVSMLQPWRLYQLAIVVGLFAAAWLVRKAVSPRMRGWMRTLEGRPKWQLRVLLVLEQRLTLIFFVMFSWATFWIMKEVTWPSRSYIIGIVATIATAWLIIGLATRLIRNQFLRRVVRWGAWIWVTLYFLGLWEGASDLMEGVALEVGEFRLSVLGLLKALIITGLLFFFARVILKGAQGKIRTNKDISPSMQELIIKVLQIVLFGAAFFLGLKAVGFDLTGLAVLSGAIGIGLGFGLQKVVSNLVSGVIILLDKSIKPGDVISLGDTFGWINSLGARYVSVVTRDGKEYLIPNEDLITGQVVNWSHSNDYVRLDIFFGTAYHDDPHAVRKIAIEAAKSVDRVLTWRPPVCHIVGFGDSSVDYILRFWIEDPTGGLTNIRGNVFLALWDAFKENDISIPFPQREVRMLADEDPSQPADAKNKAEAAGKAD
- a CDS encoding acyl-CoA thioesterase — translated: MYPFIRMAKELWLAGRQPALPFDGTHISHHRCWPWDLDFWMELNNGRTLTLYDLGRIPLARRTGLVPVLRAKRWGLTIAGSAVRYRKRITMFQKFTTRSRMIGWDHRFIYIEQSMWRGETCCGQAVFRSAVTSSSGIVPPVEVMEALGIADHPGKVLPEWVQAWIAAEDSRPWPPERVG
- a CDS encoding YggT family protein — its product is MLMIYQLLDLILGVVFFIMLAHVIMSWLISFQILNLRQPFVYQLWDGLNRLLEPVYRPIRRVLPDTGALDLAPLVAFIVVIALRNIILPGVFQQLI